A genomic window from Chloroflexota bacterium includes:
- a CDS encoding calcium-binding protein, with protein sequence MRPVEKDPKREQRIYDEIIVDANGPEEQAMGWYYYLQDTIQFPFTARCIEERAISVLRKGDAMEILGMAPTSECEHEMFVETRWEKRNLAIPLSQVEPITQTDKETREAVADWHYWVKRGYVF encoded by the coding sequence ATGCGACCGGTAGAAAAAGATCCCAAGCGCGAACAACGCATCTATGATGAAATCATCGTGGACGCGAATGGACCCGAAGAGCAAGCAATGGGCTGGTATTATTATTTGCAGGACACGATCCAGTTTCCATTTACCGCGCGTTGCATCGAGGAGCGCGCCATCTCGGTCCTCCGCAAAGGTGATGCGATGGAAATTCTGGGCATGGCGCCGACGAGTGAGTGTGAACACGAAATGTTTGTCGAGACGCGGTGGGAAAAACGCAACCTTGCAATTCCCCTGAGCCAAGTCGAGCCGATTACGCAGACCGATAAGGAGACGCGCGAAGCTGTCGCGGATTGGCATTACTGGGTCAAGCGAGGGTACGTGTTTTGA